A genomic window from Leptolyngbya sp. BL0902 includes:
- a CDS encoding peptidylprolyl isomerase encodes MSGLAAADGFRDQPIPLEPEVIPPEPEAIPLEPEGDGSLRVGEQALAATDLLPRLRRYGLLPAFLREVVIDQAIAPFSLTEEEIASAVDQFAQANQITSSEQCQTYLEQRGLTLADLDAVAQRDRRLHKFKLDTWGNKVDSYFLQRKTQMDRVLYSLIRTREAGLAQELYFRIQDDGEPFADLARQYSEGQESQTGGLIGPVELSVPHPTLGRILTISQPGQLWPPTKVGDWFVVVRLEKFLPAKLDEATRQRLLEELFNTWLVEQVQNALTKNAELLCPPEADAPQVDGPQADASQVDGPQADVSQVDGPLADGRLEQPT; translated from the coding sequence GTGTCTGGGCTAGCCGCTGCTGATGGATTCCGTGATCAACCCATACCCCTAGAACCAGAGGTCATACCCCCGGAACCGGAGGCGATCCCCCTGGAACCAGAGGGTGATGGATCCTTGCGGGTGGGGGAACAGGCCCTCGCGGCCACGGATCTGCTGCCCCGGTTGCGCCGCTATGGTCTGCTGCCCGCCTTTCTGCGAGAAGTCGTGATTGACCAGGCCATTGCCCCCTTTTCTCTCACCGAGGAAGAAATCGCCTCGGCGGTAGATCAGTTCGCACAGGCCAACCAGATCACCTCCTCCGAGCAGTGCCAAACCTACCTAGAGCAGCGGGGCCTTACCCTGGCCGATCTAGACGCGGTGGCCCAGCGAGATCGGCGACTGCACAAGTTTAAGCTCGATACCTGGGGCAACAAGGTAGACTCCTACTTCCTCCAGCGCAAAACCCAGATGGATCGGGTGTTGTATTCCCTCATTCGCACCCGCGAAGCTGGGCTTGCCCAGGAGCTTTACTTCCGCATTCAGGACGATGGCGAACCCTTTGCGGATCTCGCCCGCCAATACTCCGAAGGGCAGGAATCCCAAACGGGAGGACTCATTGGCCCGGTAGAACTCTCGGTGCCCCACCCCACCCTGGGCCGTATCCTCACCATTAGCCAACCCGGCCAACTGTGGCCCCCCACGAAGGTGGGAGATTGGTTTGTGGTGGTGCGGTTAGAAAAGTTCTTGCCCGCCAAGCTTGACGAAGCCACCCGTCAGCGGCTGTTGGAGGAACTCTTCAACACCTGGCTGGTTGAACAGGTGCAGAATGCCCTCACGAAGAATGCCGAGTTGTTGTGCCCCCCGGAAGCTGACGCCCCCCAGGTCGATGGCCCCCAGGCTGATGCCTCCCAGGTCGATGGCCCCCAGGCTGACGTCTCCCAGGTCGATGGCCCTCTGGCCGATGGCCGCCTAGAACAACCCACCTAG